A region of Moorena sp. SIOASIH DNA encodes the following proteins:
- a CDS encoding alkaline phosphatase family protein — MKKPVIAIGLDAAEPSVIEKWMSQGHLQTMRRLRDQGTYGRLKNFEAFSAETPWTTFLTGCSPEKTGFWSFLGFREGTYDFYTKAAYDYNEYSPFYALGEDYRVAVFDMPQARLSDKVNGLQVLAWGAHSPQVASGSLPNSLFQELVDKHGEHPGLHNDYSVCLDLKATLRLQKILETGIGRRATICQDLLQRDSWNLFLTVFGEAHSLGHNFWQLSQPEHPLYEDLSPRVSGDPMLEGFQAIDRAIGKILAKAPKDAHVVIFSAHGMGPNTMDVPSTTFLAEFLYRHSFPGKFALANGGELGTPLEAIMTKMKWNYWERHLWGTKYDPNPIRRFLRRETPTKLFELIEPWLDSSKETDLISPFRLTKETDVVPYQPASWYMPLWPKMKAFALPSFAEGYIRINLQGREPQGLVPPSEYDALCDELIQKLYALKDARKGVPMIKDIIKTRKSASDRNPKLSDPDLVIVWQDEYATDVVESPDVGRIGPVPHYRAGSHRSEGFIIANGPGIASGVNFGRGHALDLAPTILELMGAPIPEYFEGKPLPLLATELVNS, encoded by the coding sequence ATGAAAAAGCCTGTTATTGCCATTGGACTAGATGCAGCTGAGCCCTCTGTGATTGAGAAATGGATGTCTCAGGGACATCTCCAGACTATGCGTCGTCTGCGGGACCAGGGAACCTATGGACGCCTGAAAAACTTTGAAGCGTTTAGTGCAGAAACGCCTTGGACAACATTTTTGACTGGCTGCTCACCTGAAAAAACTGGGTTCTGGTCTTTCTTGGGATTTCGAGAAGGTACCTATGATTTCTACACCAAGGCAGCTTATGACTATAATGAGTATTCTCCATTTTATGCCCTGGGTGAAGATTATCGAGTAGCCGTCTTTGACATGCCTCAAGCTCGGCTCTCTGACAAGGTAAATGGTCTGCAGGTTTTAGCTTGGGGAGCCCATTCTCCTCAAGTCGCTAGCGGGTCTTTACCGAATTCACTCTTCCAAGAACTGGTGGACAAACATGGAGAACATCCAGGCCTCCATAACGACTATTCAGTGTGTCTCGATTTAAAGGCAACACTTCGACTTCAGAAAATTCTCGAGACAGGGATTGGCCGTCGCGCTACTATTTGTCAAGACCTCTTGCAACGAGATTCTTGGAACTTGTTTCTAACAGTGTTTGGGGAAGCCCATTCACTGGGTCACAATTTCTGGCAGTTGAGTCAACCGGAGCATCCTCTCTATGAGGATTTGAGTCCCCGTGTTTCAGGTGATCCCATGCTCGAAGGCTTTCAAGCCATTGATCGAGCAATCGGCAAGATTTTAGCCAAAGCACCAAAGGATGCTCATGTCGTGATTTTCTCCGCTCATGGCATGGGTCCTAACACCATGGATGTGCCCAGCACTACCTTCCTGGCTGAGTTTTTATATCGCCATAGTTTCCCTGGCAAATTTGCCCTGGCTAATGGGGGTGAGTTGGGAACACCCCTAGAAGCAATCATGACCAAAATGAAATGGAACTATTGGGAGCGACATCTGTGGGGTACTAAGTATGACCCTAATCCCATTAGAAGGTTTTTGAGACGAGAAACTCCCACCAAGCTTTTCGAACTAATCGAGCCATGGTTAGATTCTTCTAAAGAAACAGATCTGATCTCCCCATTCAGGCTCACTAAGGAAACCGATGTAGTACCTTACCAACCAGCTTCTTGGTATATGCCGCTCTGGCCCAAGATGAAAGCGTTTGCCCTACCAAGCTTTGCAGAAGGATATATCCGTATCAATCTTCAGGGACGAGAACCACAAGGATTGGTACCCCCATCGGAGTATGATGCCTTGTGTGATGAACTGATCCAAAAGCTTTACGCTCTTAAAGATGCCCGAAAAGGTGTACCAATGATCAAGGACATCATCAAGACACGGAAGTCGGCTAGTGATCGAAATCCTAAGCTGTCTGATCCTGACTTGGTAATTGTCTGGCAAGATGAGTATGCCACAGATGTGGTTGAAAGTCCTGATGTCGGACGTATTGGTCCTGTACCCCATTATCGTGCTGGCAGCCATCGCTCTGAGGGATTTATCATCGCTAATGGTCCAGGTATTGCGTCCGGTGTTAACTTCGGAAGGGGTCATGCTCTTGATCTTGCCCCCACAATTTTGGAATTGATGGGTGCACCAATTCCTGAATACTTTGAAGGTAAGCCACTACCATTGCTAGCAACAGAGCTTGTCAATAGTTGA
- a CDS encoding glycosyltransferase family 4 protein, translating into MKQQLRVGFFSFQNYLDKNTFSGILYYMHKSLASRDIELINLGNPKEISNKKSYWNKLGKPIQLMDSLLCLKYHGQNKQLKRFIVTVQKQLTETPCDLLFCPVASGELSFLETKIPILFLSDATPKLINNEYYKSYETLEEFYLAEKHENGAISKSNKLVYSSKWAANSAISDYQADRDKVEVITFGANLDDIPSIDQLFYKSKASRCRLLFIGKDWQRKGGNIAFNTLKSLLSMGIDAELVMVGCIPPEEIKHERLKVIPFLNKNIPEERERLNQLFLQSHFFIFPTRADCSPIVICEANAFGLPVITTDVGGIPTIIQEGKNGYMLTLSDSSDQYASVIANNFRDRAVYKQLVKSSREEYDQCLNWDKWAERIHRVMISMFN; encoded by the coding sequence ATGAAGCAGCAGTTGAGAGTTGGGTTTTTCTCTTTTCAGAACTATTTAGATAAAAATACTTTTTCTGGCATACTTTATTATATGCATAAGTCTCTGGCATCAAGAGACATTGAGTTGATTAATCTCGGCAATCCGAAAGAAATATCGAATAAAAAATCCTATTGGAATAAGCTAGGAAAGCCTATCCAATTAATGGATTCACTTTTATGTTTAAAGTATCACGGTCAAAATAAACAGCTCAAACGATTCATAGTTACAGTTCAAAAGCAGTTAACCGAAACTCCATGTGATTTACTGTTTTGCCCGGTTGCCTCAGGAGAATTAAGTTTTCTTGAGACTAAGATTCCTATTCTTTTTTTATCCGATGCTACTCCGAAATTAATTAACAATGAGTACTATAAAAGTTACGAAACATTAGAAGAATTTTACCTAGCTGAAAAACACGAAAATGGTGCAATATCAAAATCTAATAAACTAGTTTATTCTTCAAAATGGGCTGCTAACTCTGCCATTAGTGACTATCAGGCAGATCGAGATAAAGTTGAAGTAATTACCTTTGGAGCCAATTTAGATGATATCCCCTCAATAGATCAACTATTTTATAAATCTAAGGCTTCCCGTTGCCGTTTATTGTTTATTGGGAAAGATTGGCAGAGAAAAGGTGGAAATATTGCCTTTAACACTCTGAAATCTCTGCTCAGCATGGGAATTGACGCCGAGCTAGTTATGGTTGGTTGTATACCACCGGAGGAAATTAAGCATGAGCGGCTCAAGGTCATTCCTTTTTTGAATAAAAATATTCCTGAGGAACGAGAGCGACTTAATCAATTATTTCTGCAATCCCATTTTTTTATATTTCCCACTCGTGCTGATTGTTCACCAATTGTGATTTGTGAGGCTAATGCATTTGGTCTCCCTGTAATCACAACTGATGTCGGAGGAATCCCGACAATTATTCAAGAGGGTAAAAATGGTTATATGTTAACGTTATCTGACTCAAGTGATCAGTATGCTAGTGTGATAGCAAATAACTTTCGTGATCGGGCAGTCTATAAACAGTTAGTCAAGTCTTCTAGAGAAGAATACGATCAGTGTCTCAATTGGGATAAATGGGCAGAACGTATACATCGTGTGATGATAAGCATGTTCAATTGA
- a CDS encoding GNAT family N-acetyltransferase: protein MSLSITKTYLANSEEWDKIWQKCNYSTYFHSREWAEIWNTYTQGEFRPNPLIILFSDQKRALIPLSYKLGNQKFIKKYSSSPDGTFGGWISADELTIDHAILLVKFLDKNFWGKLSWRVNPYNELASKAVAISCVSEQEEDTTHAINLEVGFETISKTWKKGGNSMARKVRKAIKEGVSVTTASTLDQWWEYYQVYQDSLRRWGDNSLGSYSWELFKTIFQLKSPNVKLWLAYYQDQIISGALCFYAKKHVVYWHGSSLEKYLNLRPVNLVMYEIVKDSCEQGYSWFDFNPSGGLPGVIAFKKSFGAEPLNCYMIYVDHKLRRMVKPLKPLKKILMPYYPRAN from the coding sequence ATGAGCCTATCAATTACCAAAACCTATCTCGCTAATTCTGAAGAATGGGACAAAATTTGGCAAAAATGCAATTATTCAACTTATTTTCATTCAAGAGAATGGGCTGAAATCTGGAATACCTATACTCAAGGAGAATTTCGCCCAAACCCTCTAATCATCTTATTCTCAGATCAAAAAAGAGCTTTGATTCCCCTTTCATATAAACTTGGAAATCAGAAATTTATCAAGAAATACTCATCCTCACCAGACGGAACCTTTGGAGGATGGATTTCCGCAGACGAACTTACTATTGACCATGCCATTTTACTAGTTAAATTTCTAGATAAAAATTTTTGGGGTAAATTAAGTTGGCGAGTAAATCCTTACAATGAACTAGCTAGTAAAGCTGTAGCCATAAGTTGTGTCAGTGAACAAGAGGAAGATACAACTCACGCAATTAACTTAGAAGTGGGTTTTGAGACAATTTCCAAAACTTGGAAAAAGGGCGGTAATTCTATGGCTCGAAAAGTCCGAAAAGCTATCAAGGAAGGAGTTTCAGTAACTACAGCATCTACCCTAGACCAATGGTGGGAATATTATCAAGTTTATCAAGATTCATTACGACGATGGGGAGATAATAGTCTTGGTAGCTATAGTTGGGAACTTTTTAAAACAATTTTTCAACTTAAGTCACCTAACGTTAAGCTTTGGCTCGCCTACTATCAAGACCAAATTATCAGCGGAGCACTATGCTTCTACGCCAAGAAACATGTGGTGTATTGGCATGGCTCATCCTTAGAAAAATACTTGAATCTAAGACCAGTTAACTTGGTTATGTATGAAATTGTCAAAGATTCTTGTGAACAAGGATATTCTTGGTTTGATTTTAATCCTAGTGGTGGATTGCCAGGAGTTATAGCATTTAAGAAAAGTTTTGGAGCCGAGCCTCTTAACTGTTATATGATCTATGTTGATCATAAGTTGAGGCGTATGGTGAAACCCCTAAAACCTTTAAAGAAAATCCTAATGCCGTATTACCCTAGAGCTAACTAG